A window of Streptomyces sp. NBC_01689 genomic DNA:
AGGTCCTCGGCGGTGACTGGACGAATCATGTGTGCCATCCCCTGATCCTGGTGATCCGATGAACCGGCCACGGGGGCGCGGCGGGCGGGCCGTGCGGCGTGGGGTGCCGTGGCGGCCGGGCCCCGGGGGCTCAGGTTCGCACGCGTGTGCAGGTGCCATGGATCGGCCGCGGGGGAACTGGTGGAATTCCCAGAGTCCGTCGCGCGTGCTTCCCGGGCGGGAGGGGCGGCGGTAAATACGGGGGTGGGTGGGGCGGTTCGCGTCTTCGTCCGGGGAATGCCGGGGTGAATGCCGGGGAATGCGGGTGGCCGGGGCGGGGCACGGGGACGTGCTTGTACCACATGGCCGGCCGGGAGGAAAAGGGCTGTCGGGCTTCGTCCCGTTCTCCGGGGACGTTCCATTGTTTTCCCTACGACCTGTCTGCCGAGGTATCCGGTCGGTGGCCGGGGCGGCGAGAATTCATTGTCCGGAGGCGGCCTGCAGGCGTGGTGACACGAGAGCCGGGCGGTCGCGTGGCCGGAGTGACGATTCAACGCGCAGAGAGGCAGCCATGATAGAGCCGGTACGGTTCGAGCTCAGCGCCCGGGAGATTCCCGAGACCTGGTACAACATCGCCGCCGACCTCGACTATGTGGCGCCGGTGTTGAGCCCGGCGACCGGTAAGCCGGTCACTCGTGAAGAGATGACCCGCACGATGCCGGAGGCGCTGGTCGACCAGGAGCTCAGCAGGGAAGCCGAGTTCGAGATTCCTGGAGAGGTGCGGCAGTTCTACGCCCGGTGGCGGCCGGCGCCGCTGCTGCGTGCCCGTGGTCTGGAGAAGGTCCTGGACACGCCGGCGCGGATCTACTTCAAGTACGAGGGTGTCGCGCCGACCGGCAGCTTCAAGCCGAACTCCGCGATCCCGCAGGCCTATTACAACAAGCGGGCGGGCCGTACCGGTCTGATCGCCGAGACCGGTGCGGGCCAGTGGGGCAGCGCGGTCGCGTTCGCGGCGTCCCTGTTCGGCATGGACGCCAAGGTGTTCATGGTGAACGTGAGCTTCCAGCAGAAGCCGTACCGGCGGGCGCTGATGGAGACGTTCGGGGCGAGCTGCACGCCGAGCCCGAGCATGGAGACCGAGGCCGGGCGTGCGGTGCTGAAGGAGAACCCGGACCACCCGGGCAGCCTGGGCATCGCCAAGTCCGAGGCGCTGCAGGTCGCTTTCTCCGACCCGCGCTGGGGCTACACCCGCGGCAGCGCGCTCAACCATGTGTGTGCGCACCAGACGGTGATCGGGCAGGAGGCGCTCCTGCAGATGGAGAAGGCCGGGGACTACCCGGACATCGTGGTGGGCTGCGCGGGCGGCGGTTCCAATCTGGCGGGGCTGTCGTTCCCGTTCCTGCGGGCGCAGCTGCACGGCGGGCCGAAGATCCGGTTCATCGCGGCGGAGCCGGCCGCGTGCCCCTCGCTCACGCAGGGGCGCATCGCCTACGACTACTCCGACACCGCGGGGCTGACGTCGCTGACCCGTACGCACACGCTGGGCCACCAGTTCGTGCCGCCGTCGGTGCACGCGGGCGGGCTGCGGGCGCACAACATCGCTCCGCTGGTCAGCCGGGTGGTGGAGGAGGGTCTGATGGAGGCGGTGGCGCTGCGCCAGCGTGACTGCTTCGAGGCCGGTGTGCTGTTCGCGCGGACGGAGGGCATCGTGCCCGCGCCGGAGTCGACGCACGCGATCCGCGGCGCGGTCAACGAGGCGATCCGGTGCCGTGAGGAGGGTGTGGGCAAGACGATCCTGTTCGGTCTGTCCGGGCACGGGAACTTCGATCTGAGCGCCTATGACCGTTATCTGTCCGGCAGCCTCGCCGACGACAGCATCGACCCCGGCGCCCTGGAGCACGGGCTGGAGAGCATTCCCAAGCTGGTGAACGCCTGACGCCGTCGGGCCGGCCCGCAAGCAGGAGTACAGGAGAAGGGACGGGACGATCCCGTGAAACGTGTCAGCGCCGTGCAGTTCGTGGTCCTGGGGATCATCTGGGGCTCCAGTTATCCCCTGATCAAGGTCTCCGGTGAGGGTCTGAACCCAGGTCAGCTGGTGCTGGCCCGGCTGGTCCTGGGGGCGGTGGTCCTGCTCGGCATCGGTGCGGTGACGGGTGCGGGGCTGCCGCGCTTCGGCTTCGTGTGGGTGCACATCACCGTCACGACCGTGCTGGGCATGGTCGCTCCGTTCCTTCTTCTCGCCTGGGGTGAGCAGCACACCAGTGCCGCGATGGCCGGTGTGCTGACGGGTGCGACTCCGCTGCTGACGCTGGGGCTGGCCACGGTGCAGCTGCGCAGTGAGCGGGCGACGGCGCGCCGCGGTGCGGGTCTGGTGCTCGGTTTCGCGGGCATCGTGCTGGCGATCGGTCCCTGGAACGGGGCGACGGGCACCGCGGGCGGTGAGGCGGCGTGCCTGGCGGTCGCCGTGATCTATGCGGGGCATGCGGTGTTCGTGCGCAAGTTCCTGTCCGATCGCGGTATCCCGCCGATGTCCTCGGCCAGTGCGCAGGTGCTGGTGGCGCTCGTCATCCAGGCGGCGCTGCTGCCGTTCCTGGGCTGGCGCACCCCGTCGTTCACCTGGTCGGTCTCCCTGAGCATCGTGCTGCTCGGGGTGTTCGGCACGGGGCTGGCCTATGTGCTGTACAACCGGCTGATCGCGGACATCGGGGCGACCGGTGCCTCGGCGGTCAACTACCTCGTGCCGTTCATCAGTCTGGTGGTCAGCGCGGTCTTCCTCGGGGAGCGGTTCAGCTGGAACGTGCCGGTCGGCGGGGCGGTGATCGTGGTGAGCATCCTGCTGGGCGAGAACCAGCTGGCGCGGCTGGGGCGGCGTGCGGTCGTCACCGGTCCCGAGCCGGAGTTCACGCCGGCGGCGGTGGCCGTGGGGGCCGTGCGGGCGAAGTCCGCGGGTGAGGCGGGGCGCGTGCCCTGATCCGGGGGTGTGCCGTGGCCGCCGGCGGGCGGGGTGAGGTTTCCCCGCGGCCGGGTGGCGGGCCGGGCCGCCGGTCGTGGCGGAAGGGATCCGGTGCGCGGAGCGCTCGGCCGGGTGTGCCGGCAGCGGCTCGTTCACGAGCCGGGGGAGCTGTGGCCCCGGTGCCTCATCCAGGATGTTTGGAGGTTGATGTCGCAGATGGCCGCCACCGGTCCCCGTACCCGGCCGATCCGGATCGCCGTTCTGGCCCGTCGGCCGCTGCTCGTCACGGCGTTGCGCGCCCTGATGGCGGCGGAGGCGGAACTAGAAGCGGTCGGGGTGGCCGATTCCCGGCCGCAGTTGCTGCGTCTGCTGGACGAGCAGGAGCCGCGGGTCGTGCTGATCGACGACTCCGATCCGGGCTGGGAGACGGGTG
This region includes:
- a CDS encoding TrpB-like pyridoxal phosphate-dependent enzyme, with product MIEPVRFELSAREIPETWYNIAADLDYVAPVLSPATGKPVTREEMTRTMPEALVDQELSREAEFEIPGEVRQFYARWRPAPLLRARGLEKVLDTPARIYFKYEGVAPTGSFKPNSAIPQAYYNKRAGRTGLIAETGAGQWGSAVAFAASLFGMDAKVFMVNVSFQQKPYRRALMETFGASCTPSPSMETEAGRAVLKENPDHPGSLGIAKSEALQVAFSDPRWGYTRGSALNHVCAHQTVIGQEALLQMEKAGDYPDIVVGCAGGGSNLAGLSFPFLRAQLHGGPKIRFIAAEPAACPSLTQGRIAYDYSDTAGLTSLTRTHTLGHQFVPPSVHAGGLRAHNIAPLVSRVVEEGLMEAVALRQRDCFEAGVLFARTEGIVPAPESTHAIRGAVNEAIRCREEGVGKTILFGLSGHGNFDLSAYDRYLSGSLADDSIDPGALEHGLESIPKLVNA
- a CDS encoding DMT family transporter, with amino-acid sequence MKRVSAVQFVVLGIIWGSSYPLIKVSGEGLNPGQLVLARLVLGAVVLLGIGAVTGAGLPRFGFVWVHITVTTVLGMVAPFLLLAWGEQHTSAAMAGVLTGATPLLTLGLATVQLRSERATARRGAGLVLGFAGIVLAIGPWNGATGTAGGEAACLAVAVIYAGHAVFVRKFLSDRGIPPMSSASAQVLVALVIQAALLPFLGWRTPSFTWSVSLSIVLLGVFGTGLAYVLYNRLIADIGATGASAVNYLVPFISLVVSAVFLGERFSWNVPVGGAVIVVSILLGENQLARLGRRAVVTGPEPEFTPAAVAVGAVRAKSAGEAGRVP